The genomic window ATGCCCACGACCACAGCACAGGCTGCCACAGCCGTCCAGCAGGCGGCTGGTCTTGTTGCAGGCACGGCCCCGTGTGCCGGGGGAGCCCACAGTCGGGTCTCGCTCACAGAAGTCCGGAGACTTCTCAAAGTAGACCAGCTCTCCTGAGAGACGGCGGGGACGCAGGCGGGGTTGGAAGGCTCCTGAGTTGCGGTTGTGGGTATTGATGAAGACGGCCCTGCCCAGCCGCTCCCTCAACGCTGCCCCCACTGCCGGGAACTCTGGGGCTGCCCTCCAGCACGTCTTGAACTGGCAGCTGCCTGAAGTGCCATGGCACTTGCATTTCCGCTTCAGGTTTTCAATTACCACCTAGAGCatagggggaagggggagggcagcaaATGAACAGATCACAGAGGCACAAGAGAGGGAAGGAACAGAAAGCACAGGGAGGGACAAACAAAATGGAGGCAAGAATGACCGCAGAACATCAGAAGAGGAAGGGCACTGTAAGGTTAGCTAGCAGCCCCACTCCCTGGTGTTATGGTTGAAGGACTAACGCCTGAGCAGTGTGATTCGCCCACCATCAATCAGTAGCTAGTAACAGAGCCAAGACTCCAGTTGTCTTGACTCCCAGTCCAGTGCTCCTTCCAGAGTGAGCCCTCCTAATTTGGAAGTCCAGCCAGAGCACTTCTAAAACTGTAGAGAAGGCAGCGGTAATAATAGCCACCATTTTTTAAACACCTGCCAACTACTAGGCATGATGCTGGGTGTACTACTTGCTAGCTCAGTCTTAACATTACAAAGTAAGTGTCATTAGGCTCTGATTACAGATGCAGAACTGAGCCACCTGGCTGGTGAGTGAACACCACCTTGCACACCTCATCCTGCTGTCTGCTGGGCCTCTCAAACTGTAGCTCGGCCTCAAAGGCTAGGGAGACCCAGGACGAGAAGCACACACATACCTGGCGCCCCACCCTGTTGTTGTGGATTCGCATCCGTGCTTGGATGTCCCGGGGAGCTTCCCTGGAATCCAGGAAATCTCGAGAGAACTTCTCTCCAAAGTCCATGTCATGGTCACAGCCCCCCCACTCCCATGTGTCCTGGGGGCCAGGACTGGAGCCTGAGCCagggccagggctgggcagggaaTGGGGGAAGCTCTTGCCCCGGGACAGTGCCTGCAGCTGCAGCAGCTTGGCCCTCAGCCGATCCTGGTCACCACTGCCCTTCCAGCCACAGCCGCAGCTCACCAGCTTGCCCAGACTGCAGGCCGTGGCTACCGCGTGCATGACCCCGGCAGCCAGCATGGAGAAGGAAAAGGCACTCTCACGGAAACCTGGAAATGAGAAAGGTGTGATGGTAGCGAGGAGGCAGGAGGAAATAAGTAGCCATCCTCCAACTCCAGGGactgaatcctggctctgccattttttaGCTGAGGAATTACTCAGAAAATCATAGGAGactcagggcctcagtttcctcatctataaagggATGATCTCTTAGGAGCATTCTTGTCCTGTTAGTCTGCTTTTGAGGTGTGAATGCAGGATAGCCCAGTGGGAGAGACCCCTGAGGTTGGGAAATGACTGAGAGGGAGCTCTtgaggtctttgaagatgtgttCACTGAGTTTTACATCTGAAAGTCGTAGAAATTCCCCAGCCCAGCAGGGagcttgggtggggtgggggcagaagcATTTGggacttttttgggggggatgggGTGGTGGCTTCAGGGTACTTTAATCAGTCTTTAACCAACCTACCCTCCACCACCCAAACACTTTCAAAGACTTTCAAAGAACTGGAGCTGCCAAGTTCTAGTTTTATATTTGCCCTTCACGTTTATCCTATCCTACGATTACCGTATAAAACACTGGGAGGGGAACAGAcagaggtgattttttaaaagggggtacaggaattgaacccaggaccttgtacattggaaggaggtgctcaaccacgagctacatccactccccgctAAGTAAAAGATTGGCTTCTTTATTATGAATGGGGATCACAGAGGCTCAGGACGACAAGCCTTTCCCAGGCTTAGATAGACCTGCTTACATCGCCCTGTGGAGAAACACAGGGTCCCTCACTTCCTTAAAGCCGAGGTTCTCTAGGACTCTGGGACCTTGAGTGACAGCACCTCCTTAGGGGCCAAGCCTCTCCCACCCCAAGATGCAGGGCTCCTGGCCCAGCCTCCTGATCCCCTCAACCCCATCCCTCCAGGGCTGAAGCTGTTTGCACACGTCTCGGGAATTCCCCGCAGATGGCAGCTGCCTATTAACCCCATCGTCCCCAGAGCACTGCCCACCCCCTGCCTCTCCAAAGCAGAGCCTCTGGATCCTTACTCTTCCAGGGAGTGAACCAGACTGGGACTGGGGAGAGGCAGCGATGCTTCCCAGACCAGGCCGGCAGTGACCTGTTCTGGCCCCTCCAGCCGTTCCTCACCTGCTCAGGTGAGCGCCACCTGGGGCCCCCACAGCACAGAGGAGGGGGCTGCTCCCCAGCTTCAAAGCCATCGGGGTCTTTGTTCCCAGCTTCAGCTCCTGGGAACCCCGGCAATTAGGGGAGTAAGTTTAACCCTTAAACGACCGGGGGCGGTCTCCCCACCCCCGCCGAGACTCTGGGGACACCAGCCCAGGCTTGTCCCTCAGAGAGGGAGAGTGGGGGAAAACAGGAGAGGGACTGGGGAGGGGGGCGTTTGAAGTTTCCAGGGCTGGGGGCATCTCTTGCGCACAGGTGCAACCCAGGTCGAGCTGGGTGGAAACAGGAAAGGGGGCCCCGGAGTAGGGGAGTACGGCCCCAGCTGCCTTGCCGGCAGCGCACAGGTGGAAGTCGGGTGCACAGGGGGCCAGACGGGTGGCCAGCCCCGGCTCAGCGCGGCTCCAGGGGGAATTCCCGGCAGAGGCCCCACCCGGAGCGGGGAACCCGTCCCTTCCCGCCTCCGCTCGCCTcggcctgcccccagccccgcgccccAGCTCACCGCGCTTGAGGATGGCGCTGTGGTGCGGCAGGCGGCCGCCGCCCTCGAGCGCCGAGCAGTTCCAGCGCTGGTCGCGCAGCTGGTGCTGACACTCGTGGACTGCGATCTGCAGGCCCTGCAGCGCGGACGCCGTCACGTCGGGGCTGCGCAGGCACAGGCCCAGCTGCCGCTTGCTCAGGCCCGACAGCGTCAGGCACACGGTGTTGGCCGTCAGCGGCGGCTCGCCGGGCAGCTTCAGGCCCAGGATCTCGTGGCTCAGGGCTCTGCGAACGCAAAGGCGGCTCGGGGTCGTGGTCCCCAGGCCCGGCGCCTCCTCCCCCAAGCCCCGCCGCGGGTCGGTACTTCCAGCCCAGGGCTCTTCTCCCGTGggagccggggtggggggtgggcgtgGGGGTGCTCACCGACTGCACAGCGCGAGGAACAGGAGACCCGCGAGGCCCGAGGGCGGAGGCCGCGGCCGGGGCTCCTCCCGCATGTCGAGGCCCGGGCCCCGAGGCCCCGGAGGGCAGATGGATCAGGGCCTGCGGGACAGGGAGGCGTGAGGCGGGCCCCGGAAGGGTGCCCTACGTCGGCTCTTACCCCGCCGGCTTCACCCCACTGACCCTTCTCACGCCTCCCCAAACCAAACCAAGCGCAATAAGATTCACCCCTTGATTCCCGGGTCCTGGAGCGCCGGGGGCGAGAAGCCGCCGCCTGGCAGCTCAGCCCTCGCCAGCGCGCCTGGGCACCCAGGCACGCACGCACCTGCGGACACCGGCAGACAAACACCCGCTCCGCCTTCTCGCCCAGCGCTGCCTCTTCCAGGGCCCCACGGCGCGCTTCCCCGTCCTAAGACTGCTTCACGCCCCCACTCGGCCAGGGGGCGGGGTCCCGAGGGGCTTCCCCACCGCCCACAGCGgatggcgggggaggaggggtggctcCTGCAGGTGCCGTCGAGGGCAGGCGGCCTCAGAGAGGAGGGTCGAGGGACAGGCTTCCCCCCTcactctaccccccccccccacgctcCCCGCCGCAGCGAGGGAGGAGAGCCTCCAGGTGCTGCAAAGGCCGGGAGGGGACGTGGTTCCCACCTGAACCTGACCGCGGCGCGCTGAGTCCTCTTCTGCATGCCTCCCCTCACCTTTCCCAGCTGCAGGCGAGCCAGCCGTCCCATCTCTACGGGTCTCAGCCTCGATCCCCGGCCCTTTGCTCTCGCGCTCAATGCCCTGCAAATCTGGGGGCGCTCCTTTATGCGCGGTCTTTACCTCGGGCGATATCCCTAGCTCTCTCTGGTTCTCTGTGCCCCGGCAGGCGAacgtgtgtctgtctgtctggccCCGAGCCTTTCGCGACCCGGCGTGCGTGTCCCTGCCCTCCCTGCTTTCCCAGTTCCCGATTACCTCCAGCGGCTCTGGGGCGGCGGCAGCGTCCCGCACGCGGTTGGGTCGCCCGGGCTCCGGCTGTTCACACCGCAGAGGGACCACGTCGGGTTCTGCGCCTTCGGCAGAGCCGCATTCTTCCAGGGCCGGGCCACTCCTCTTCGCTGCTGCCCCAGCGtcgtcgccgccgccgccgcggggaggaagggagggaggaaaagagggagcGAAGCGGAGAGCCAGCGATCCGGCGAGCAGGGAACTGGGGACTCTGGCTGCGCTCGCCGCGAGCTCACGGCGGCTCTGGCCCAGCAGACGGAGCTGCGGCCCCTCCCCAAGCCCGGGgcatccccaccccatcccccgcACGCCCCCCCGCCGCCCTGACCCGGGGAGCGCAGTCGCTCCCCCTTCTTCcagcatacacacacaccctcTCCCCCGACGCCTGAAAGGGAAGGTGGCCAAAGTTCCTCTCACCTGCTCTGGGGGCGTCAGGGCTGCACGGAGGGTGTAGTGACCCAGATTAGGGCGCCAGGGTAGCCAGCCCAAGTGGCCAAGCCTTGTAACATTTctttttgcctcagtttctccgTCAAGAACGGGCTGGCTGGAGCGCACATTTGGCAAGAAGAGGACGGAGCCTAGAATCGACAGTCGCGGGTAGAGTGCGCAGCAGGAGCGCACAGCAAGGCACTCGGAGAGGGCTGGAGGGGCGCGCGGTCTGGGCGGCTTGGCTTCCGCCCACCTCCCACCACCTCCGAGCCTTGCGCCTGCCCCTTGGGAGGGGTCAGCCTCAGCCTCAGACTTTTGCCAATGCAACGGCTTGGATAGCCCTAGACTTCCCTTGGCTTGCCGGCATCCTTGCCCGTGGAGGACTCCTACCCGATCTCCGGGATCCCGGGATCTACACTTCAGGTGCCGGGCTTCCGGCTGCAGGCTCGCAGACTTGCTTCACCTGGGGTGAGAGGGGACTCGGTCTTCCAAACTGTGCCCAGTCTGAGAGCAGCGGGGAAAGAGGCTGCTCTCCGATGCACAGACGCAGGCAAACAGCCTTAGGCTGCATCTGCGGCAGCGAAGGGGTTAGGTGCCACCGCACTCCCGCCTGACTCACTCTCGCAGCTCTAACCACTGTGGGCTATTTTTGCCAAAGAGGGGCCCAGGCTTTCCAGGcgcacaccccccccccccccccgcagccaCCCCTGCCAGACCACAGCCCAAGGCATGGCTGGCCCTGCGCGACCGAGGTTGGTGCGTTGACTCAGAGATTGCCTCCGGGGAAGGGAGCCACGGGGCTGATGCCCACAGCCACAGTCACCTCTTCCTTGGCGGTGGCCCGCGCAGCTCTACTGGGACAGCCAGGGTCAGACTCATCTGTGCTGCTGCAGGTCCTCCCCCGTGATCCAGGGGGCACTGACATCCAGGGGACATTCCTTGGGATACTTATGGACCCAGGCCTCGAGCAGGCTGGAGAGGGGCGAGTGTCAATATCCCTGACACTGGACAGCGGTGACCGTAgacttgcttttttcttcttccctatcTCTGGGGtgagtggtggggggtggggaggtgagcCTTAAAGCTCCTTTCGCTTCTTCCCCTTTAGGCACCAGCCACCAGAATCTGTAAGCGCCTCCTTGACAACTTTTGCCCTTATACTGGGTTCAATGACACACCCCCACCCTCCCCGCAAGcatcctccccttctccctgatCTTCCGCCGGGAGAGGGGAAAAAGGCTTCCTAGGCCCTCCTTCTCCACGGGGACTTCATGGCCATTTGTACTTCCCCATGTGTCTCCTCGTCTCTCTCAAGTTTTGGAATTTTTCCCCCATCTGATTCTATTCGTGTTGGGTTCCAGTATAGCGTCAGGTGCCAAGGAGGGGCCAGAGTGAGAACCACTGCCCCAGGTCCCAACTTCTCAGTGACTCCAGAGCTCCCCGAGTTGGCCCGTGTTCCAAGTCCAAGGAGCCACACTGCTGCTCTCCCCACTGGAGCCCGGCTCTGGGACAGGAGGCCACAGGCAGGCAGACTGGGTGGCCTGGGCTGGCCCGCAGTGCCCTCAGCCCGACCGGCTGGCCTGCGCGCTGACCCGCAggaggctggggggcgggggcaggcgggGTCTGGAGAGGGTTGCGGGTGCACACCCATTGCCTAATACCCCAAGCACGCAGCCAGctccaggaaaggggaggggcGGGAGCCAGGGAGACCTCGACGAGGGTTGGGGCCACGATAGAGGGGGAGAGTGGGCGACTGTCATCACTGAGGAGCTGAGGCGAGAGAGCCGGAGCAGCTTGTTCCCTCCGTGAGAGGAGCGGAGGACTGCCCCGCCCATCACGGGATGAAGGGTGTAGTGAGAGTCATCTGGGAGGAACACGGGGGCCCTGGAGGGTGGTGGTCAAAGGAAAGAGTGGGGGCTCCTGGACATTGGGGGGTAGAGCAACCCAGGCGGTCGCTCAAGCCAGGCACAGCCTCCGgaacctccttctcctcctccaacCCCTCCCCTGTGTTTGCCTTGGCCCAGGGTCCCGGGTGACTCATCTGCTGCTGGGCCGCTGATAGGGGCGCCAGGCCGGGGGAACCCAAATTATAGGCCCGGGAGAACTGGATGCACCCGCGGTGGTGAGCTCAGCTGCACTGCCCACCCTCCGGCTCTGCCTTCTGCTGCAGCCCTGGAGGCTGCCACCTGGAGGCACCGAAAGATCCCCAGCCCAACTCCACTGACTCTTGGGGAATCCCCCCACAATCGGCAGTCTGCCCCAACAAATCTGTGGGATTACCCAAGGCAGAACTGTGCCCGCTTTCTCAACTGGGACTGACGGATGGCCTGTGCCTCTGGCGCCCGAGGAGGTGGTGCCGCCTGCTGGTGCTTCTAGGGAAGGCAGGCTACTCGGCCCACAGACTCTCAGCTCCGGTTTCAGGCTTCCTCCCCGTACCCCAACATCACCGCCAAGTCCCTTTCCTCTTCAACAACCCCCCCTCTATCCCCATCGCCGGGGAGGGGGCTGGTTTTTTATTGAGTTTCTACTTCAAGCAAGTTATTCATGGTCAAATGTGATACAGAGAAATAAAGCAGGGTAAGGGAGATAGGTAGTGGGATTCTATTTTAtatgagggagggagaaggaagtgagggagcaaattcatagagatatcTGGGGAAAAGCATTCAAGAAGGTAGAAAAGCTAGTGCAAGGACCCTGAAACAGGAGTGTGCTTGAAGTGTCCAAGGAATTAGCCTGGAGGCCGGTGTGGCTGGAACGGAGTGATCCACAGAGGGAGAACGGGAGGCCCTGAAGCTGGAGGACAAGGAGCAGGATCTGATCAGATAGGGCGTTGTATGCCACTGTAAAGATTCTGGCTTTTACTTTGAGCGAGGTGGGGAACCATTGGAGAGCGTCGTGCAGAGAAATGGAATGATCCAACTTCTGTTTTAAAAAGGTTGGCTCTGGCTGCTACGTGGAGAACAGCCTGTGGGTGGCAAGGTTGGCAGCAGGAGAGCTGTCATCtaggtgagagatgatggtggcccTGACCAGTGTTGTAGCAGTGCAGTGGTGAGGATGGGTCTGGTTCTATCTTGAAGATAGAAGGAGAGGGtttgctgatggattggatgtggAGTACTAGAGAATGAATATAGACAGAGAAGAAAAGCTCCAGACTGAACCTGGCTGCACTCCCATATTTAGAAATTGGGGACATGAAGAGGAACCAGACAAGAAGACCGAGAAAGTGAACAGCCAGTGAAGTAGGAATGACATTCCAGAAATCAAGTGAGAAAGtatttcaagaaaaatgaagtagTCATCTGTACCTGTTGTTCCAGAAAGGTTGGTTAGGACAGATAAGAACTGAGAATGGACTGTTGGGTAGGGGAATATAGAGGTCATGGATGATCTTGATAAGAAGGAGTAGTAGGTTCCAAGGCCTGATTGGGGTagaaagagagaataaagaaaagaactggTGCTAGTGATGAAGGAAAATCCTTTGGAGTTTTGCAGTAAGAGAGAGCTGAGAAATGGGGCAATCTTGGAGAGTAATGTGGGGACAAATGAAGTTTTGGGGCTTTTAGATGGGAACTATTACTGCATGTTTGCATGCTGGTGGTTATCATCTAGTCATTTTAAAAGGGGGACAACTGATAGAGTGATGATCTAAATAGAAATTTAGAtcacagagcccctgccccctccccgcctaCTTCTGGTGGGGAGAATGGTGGAACACAGGACACTgactcctttcttctcttcccacctCTGCTTGCCCCCAATGGCCACAGATAGGGCTTTCGTGTCTTCCAGCCTACCTCTCAGATTGTGTCAATCCATAGGATATGACCCAGACCCTAATGGGGAGAAACTCCGAAGGGACAAGTGACGGGCCGCCGGTGGTACATTGTCCACCCTCTCAAGTCCTCTGTAGAGGCTACCGGGCTTGGGACCTGTGAAGGATGCCCAGGCAGTACACCTTGTCCTTCAGGGATGAGTCCTTGGGGAAGCCAGGTTAGTGGGGCTAGGCAAAGGGCCTGGGAAAGACAAAATAGCCTCCCTCAGGCTTCACTTGGATTATGAGGTATCTCTTTTCAAGTGCGAGTGCCTTAGAAAAGTTCATTAAACTTATCAGGCATTTACTCCTTAGAGTAATTTCTCCGCCTTGGAGGAAGGCTTTGTCATTTCTGAGTCTTGAGACTCTTTGCACTCAGGTCTGGGTAAATAACCCAGTCGGAAAGCATCCTAAAAGGCAGAGGAGATGAAAATGAGAGAATCTAAAGGTCCTGCTGATCATTTGTACCTACCTGCCAATTTTGAGAAAAGCCCCACCTCCTATTGCTGCACTCTCTCAAGCAGCTGATAATGTGGGAAGAGTGTGGGCTTTGAGTCACATCTGTCTGGGCTATTAGCTGTGTGGACATTAGAAAACTGtgttatctgtttttgtttttgtttttcctctttaaaatgggGTAAGAGGAGAGCTGTAAAGAAGGagattctgggaaacggactttggcccagtggttagggcgtccgtctaccatatgggaggtccgcggttcaaaccccgggcctccttgacccgtgtggagctggccatgcgcagtgctgatgcgcgcaaggagtgccgtgccacgcaggggtgtcccccgcgtgggggagccccacgcacaaggagtgcgcccgtcaggaaagccgcccagcgtgaaaagaaagagcagcctgcccaggaatggcgccacccacacttcccgtgccgctgacgacaacagaagcggacaaagaaacaagacgcagcaaatagacaccaagaacagacaaccaggggaaggggggaaattaaataaaaataaataaataaatctttaaaaaaaaaaaaaaaaaagaaggagattCTTCAGGGGCCTCCCGTGTGTGGTGGTGAAGCATGATAACCAAAGCTGTCAGTGCCCCCTATGTCCCATATCGGGAACAGCAGGCACTTCTTCTATAGGCTAATGTGGCCTTAATGGCTTGAGTTGAAATCCCtacaagggaagaaaaaaaacatactacGACGGAGATGGCCGCAGGCACTCCGGGTATTCCTGCGTGGTGAGAGTGGAGAGAGCCAGAATTTGGGGGGAGGAAACAAAAACTGGATGATAGAAAAATCCCAGGAGAAGCAGACACATGAGGGCACTACGTCACTGCTCTGTTCAGCCAGCCGCCCCTCCCTGCCCGCCCTCCCCTGCCGTCTACTCCACTGCCCTTCCTTTCTGAGCCTAGCCCCCAGGGACTCAGCTACTCCTGGTCTTGTTCCCTGTTCTGCCTCCTCCCCTAGTGACATGCATAGGTTGACACATGCCCCAGGGTGACACACCGTAGCTGATGCAAGGTACACAGGGCGACAGtgacacacacatgcatatttaatctcttccccccacacacacactcatccAGTTGCAGACGGCCCTCAGTCAACCTTCTGggtctcctccttccctgggtTTTTGCCACCTTCTTCCCGACACATAGGAGATGAGCTACCTTGCTGTGACAAGGTGACTTGATGATTCCTTCCGACCTGAGCGGAATTCCAAGATTCTTTTGAAAGTTTCCTAACATCCCTCCTCAGAACGTGGGGTTTCTGCACATGCCCACACGCAGGAGGGGGCGCCTTCATGCACATTCTCACGTGCATTCACACTCACATTGTTACACTTACAcacactgacacacacacacttggCCGCTGCCTTTCCGCCCACATGCGCAAACTGCCCATGCCTCGGGTTTCTCTCCGCCAGGCTCCGTTTGGACAGCTCAGCCCCCAACCCACCCCCGGGATTTCCCTGACCACAGCCCCACCC from Dasypus novemcinctus isolate mDasNov1 chromosome 12, mDasNov1.1.hap2, whole genome shotgun sequence includes these protein-coding regions:
- the WNT10B gene encoding protein Wnt-10b isoform X1, which gives rise to MREEPRPRPPPSGLAGLLFLALCSRALSHEILGLKLPGEPPLTANTVCLTLSGLSKRQLGLCLRSPDVTASALQGLQIAVHECQHQLRDQRWNCSALEGGGRLPHHSAILKRGFRESAFSFSMLAAGVMHAVATACSLGKLVSCGCGWKGSGDQDRLRAKLLQLQALSRGKSFPHSLPSPGPGSGSSPGPQDTWEWGGCDHDMDFGEKFSRDFLDSREAPRDIQARMRIHNNRVGRQVVIENLKRKCKCHGTSGSCQFKTCWRAAPEFPAVGAALRERLGRAVFINTHNRNSGAFQPRLRPRRLSGELVYFEKSPDFCERDPTVGSPGTRGRACNKTSRLLDGCGSLCCGRGHNVLRQTRVERCHCRFHWCCYVLCDECKVTEWVNVWLILVPESLKHLPGKQLWG
- the WNT10B gene encoding protein Wnt-10b isoform X2, whose product is MREEPRPRPPPSGLAGLLFLALCSRALSHEILGLKLPGEPPLTANTVCLTLSGLSKRQLGLCLRSPDVTASALQGLQIAVHECQHQLRDQRWNCSALEGGGRLPHHSAILKRGFRESAFSFSMLAAGVMHAVATACSLGKLVSCGCGWKGSGDQDRLRAKLLQLQALSRGKSFPHSLPSPGPGSGSSPGPQDTWEWGGCDHDMDFGEKFSRDFLDSREAPRDIQARMRIHNNRVGRQVVIENLKRKCKCHGTSGSCQFKTCWRAAPEFPAVGAALRERLGRAVFINTHNRNSGAFQPRLRPRRLSGELVYFEKSPDFCERDPTVGSPGTRGRACNKTSRLLDGCGSLCCGRGHNVLRQTRVERCHCRFHWCCYVLCDECKVTEWVNVCK